In Lotus japonicus ecotype B-129 chromosome 5, LjGifu_v1.2, one genomic interval encodes:
- the LOC130718690 gene encoding cell number regulator 7-like, giving the protein MIFGRSPPKWSAQFCGCGEDLKTCIITCCLPCVTFGQIAEVVDEGRSSCVAQGCVYGLLMCITCHWLYSCLYREKLRKKFGLPAEPCCDCCVHFCCDACALCQEHAELKARGLDPSKGWIGPPNAPPRMPPSMFR; this is encoded by the exons ATGATCTTCGGTCGTTCCCCTCCCAAATGGTCAGCTCAATTCTGTGGTTGTGGAGAAGACCTCAAAACAT GTATCATAACTTGTTGTCTACCGTGTGTCACCTTTGGCCAAATTGCAGAAGTTGTAGATGAAGGGCGTAGTT CTTGCGTTGCGCAAGGTTGTGTCTATGGGTTACTCATGTGCATCACCTGTCACTGGCTCTACTCGTGCCTTTACAGAGAGAAACTGAGGAAAAAATTTGGGTTACCTGCTGAACCTTGTTGTGATTGCTGTGTTCATTTCTGCTGCGATGCATGTGCCTTATGCCAAGAACATGCTGAGCTTAAAGCAAGAGGCCTTGACCCTTCCAAAG GTTGGATTGGGCCACCAAATGCTCCACCGCGAATGCCTCCCTCCATGTTTCGATAA